One segment of Schistocerca cancellata isolate TAMUIC-IGC-003103 chromosome 2, iqSchCanc2.1, whole genome shotgun sequence DNA contains the following:
- the LOC126162462 gene encoding uncharacterized protein LOC126162462, giving the protein MKQGFAVPKEDGRGKHGNYPHKFQDEAVQSVREFLNTIPKYNSHYSRQQNPNKVYLDCDLTISSCLLKYLEITNPQTKHLHIITDNCKGQAKNWTIIALERSLVATKRFDSVQHYFPEVDHTMLPCDRDFGRTERYARNRRPIVYTPDEWAEVIKSASPKHFIVTKMEREDFRSLESLKTLISKHTEPTSGDPHHFSEATQFKFESEDPFKLSVKHYYQA; this is encoded by the exons atgaagcagggatttgcagtgccaaaagaagatggaagag gaaaacatggaaactacccacataaatttcaagatgaagctgtacaaagtgttagagaatttctcaacaccataccgaaatataacagtcattacagtaggcaacagaaccccaataaagtgtatttggattgtgatctcacaaTTTCTTcctgcttattgaagtacttggagataactaatcctcagacaaaacatctccacataatcacagacaactgcaagggtcaggcaaagaattggactattattgctttggaaaggtcccttgttgctaccaaaagatttgattccgtccagcattacttccctgaGGTAGAtcacaccatgctaccttgcgatcgtgattttggtcGCACTGAACGTtatgcaagaaacagacgtccaatagtgtacactccagatgaatgggcagaagtaataaaatctgcaagtccaaaacatttcattgtaactaaaatggaaagagaagacttcagaagtttggaaagcctgaagacattgatCTCAAAACATACAGAACCCACGTCTGGAGatccccaccatttcagtgaagctactcaatttaagtttgagtctgaagatcccttcaagctaagtgtaaagcactATTATCAGgcatag